A region from the Chlamydiales bacterium genome encodes:
- a CDS encoding DUF2442 domain-containing protein, protein MTTFAHKIDERVEAVYFTRDSLIVDLRDGRSISVPLRWYPKLQKATPQARACWEICGAGYGIHWPKIDEDLSTEGLLRGAPAPKSIKAKSIKKNINRRSVRSRSKQKT, encoded by the coding sequence ATGACTACTTTTGCTCATAAAATTGATGAACGCGTAGAGGCTGTCTATTTCACTAGAGATTCACTAATCGTGGATCTCAGAGATGGACGCTCGATTTCTGTTCCGTTAAGGTGGTATCCAAAATTGCAGAAAGCAACCCCTCAAGCTAGGGCCTGTTGGGAAATATGCGGCGCCGGCTATGGAATTCACTGGCCCAAAATTGATGAGGATTTGAGCACTGAAGGGTTGTTGAGAGGTGCTCCAGCTCCGAAGTCAATTAAGGCAAAATCGATTAAAAAAAACATCAACCGTAGAAGCGTTCGTTCTCGCTCTAAACAGAAAACCTAG
- the ubiE gene encoding bifunctional demethylmenaquinone methyltransferase/2-methoxy-6-polyprenyl-1,4-benzoquinol methylase UbiE: MFDAISPTYDTVNRVMTGGIDRRWRRELSSLLPSGDKLSLLDCATGTGDQLFSLMESSSTIATAVGIDLAQEMLKYAASKLETKPYKDRVQWIHASASDLPFAEATFDCLTISFGIRNVDDLSKSLQEFRRVLKSGGRLLILETSLPKNPLIRSAHLFYIRHLLPKIGGWLSKNRAAYVYLNKSAEAFPCGESFCSILREAGFKNVRAHPQTFGAVTIYQADK, encoded by the coding sequence ATGTTCGATGCGATCTCTCCAACTTATGACACGGTAAATCGTGTCATGACTGGAGGAATTGATCGAAGATGGAGAAGAGAGCTTAGCTCTCTCCTCCCCTCTGGGGACAAGCTCTCTCTTCTCGACTGTGCAACTGGCACCGGAGACCAGCTCTTCTCTCTGATGGAGAGCTCTTCTACTATCGCTACCGCGGTTGGGATCGACCTCGCTCAAGAGATGTTAAAATACGCTGCGAGCAAGCTCGAGACGAAACCCTACAAAGATCGGGTGCAGTGGATCCACGCCTCGGCAAGCGATCTACCCTTTGCTGAAGCGACCTTCGACTGTCTTACCATCTCGTTTGGCATTCGAAATGTAGATGATCTTTCAAAGAGCCTTCAAGAGTTTCGCCGCGTCCTGAAAAGCGGCGGCCGCCTTCTTATTCTCGAAACTTCACTTCCCAAGAACCCTCTGATCAGAAGCGCTCACCTCTTTTATATCCGGCATCTGCTGCCAAAAATCGGTGGCTGGCTCTCAAAAAACAGAGCGGCCTACGTCTATCTAAATAAGTCTGCTGAAGCCTTTCCTTGTGGAGAGAGCTTCTGTTCTATTCTAAGAGAGGCGGGATTTAAAAATGTCCGCGCTCACCCACAAACGTTCGGTGCGGTTACCATCTACCAAGCTGATAAATAA
- the typA gene encoding translational GTPase TypA: MRSPNKIRNIAIIAHIDHGKTTLLDALLKQSNIYRSNEKVPERAMDSYDQEKERGITIFAKHTSIYFEDFKINIIDTPGHADFSGEVERVLGLVSSVLLLVDAQEGPMPQTRYVLSQALKMGIKPVVVLNKIDRPHADPDRALNLTFDLFVELGANDEQLDFPVIYASGLTGFAVLDLKDPRVDMRPLFELIINKIPGPSGSLELPFLMQATTMSYDDFVGREACGRILEGKIKKGDQIVKIDKNGHAATYKVQRIDGYLGLKKVEMEEAGVGDIIGIAGVGDVEIGDTLCHPSNVVQLPPINMTEPTLSIEITVNNGPFVGKDGKHVTMNKIRDRLNFEKRANISLKIEEVAGRDDSIRVCGRGELHLAVLLEAMRRESYEFVISKPQVILKEINGETNEPLELAHIEVPEAYSGTVIEELSRRKGELRSLLTNEQGITTLEFAIPTRGLMGYRNEFLTVTRGLGILTSVFDSYIPWKGNIPGRMRGVMISSGLGKVTGYACFGLQERGTLFTGPGEEVYEGMVVGEHNRDNDLMVNVTRAKQLTNVRASGSDENIILVPPRTFTLEQAIDFIQDDELVEVTPHFIRLRKRYLSENERKRKGG, translated from the coding sequence ATCCGCTCCCCTAATAAGATCCGCAATATCGCGATCATCGCCCACATTGACCACGGCAAAACCACGCTACTAGATGCGCTGCTCAAGCAGTCGAACATCTACCGCTCTAACGAAAAGGTCCCTGAAAGAGCGATGGATAGCTACGACCAAGAAAAAGAGCGCGGCATCACGATCTTTGCAAAACATACAAGCATCTACTTCGAAGACTTTAAAATTAACATCATCGACACCCCTGGCCACGCCGACTTCTCTGGAGAAGTAGAGCGCGTCTTGGGCCTCGTCAGTTCAGTGCTTCTTCTTGTGGACGCTCAAGAGGGTCCGATGCCTCAAACACGCTACGTGCTCTCTCAAGCTCTTAAAATGGGCATCAAACCTGTTGTTGTACTCAATAAGATCGACCGCCCTCACGCCGATCCAGATCGCGCACTCAACCTAACGTTCGACCTCTTCGTCGAGCTCGGCGCTAACGATGAGCAGTTGGACTTTCCAGTGATCTACGCTTCAGGCCTTACCGGTTTTGCAGTGCTGGATCTTAAGGATCCTAGAGTCGATATGCGGCCTCTGTTCGAACTGATCATCAACAAGATTCCTGGACCTTCAGGAAGCTTGGAGCTCCCCTTCCTCATGCAAGCAACAACGATGTCTTATGACGACTTCGTCGGTCGTGAAGCCTGCGGACGCATTCTCGAAGGAAAGATCAAGAAGGGAGATCAGATCGTAAAAATCGATAAAAACGGTCATGCAGCCACCTACAAGGTGCAGCGCATCGACGGTTATCTCGGCCTGAAGAAGGTTGAGATGGAAGAGGCTGGTGTTGGCGATATCATCGGGATTGCTGGCGTTGGCGATGTGGAGATCGGCGATACTCTCTGCCACCCTTCGAACGTCGTTCAGCTCCCTCCTATTAATATGACTGAACCTACGCTCTCTATTGAGATCACAGTTAACAACGGTCCATTCGTCGGAAAAGATGGTAAGCACGTCACGATGAATAAGATCCGCGATCGTCTAAACTTTGAAAAACGCGCAAACATCTCTCTTAAGATTGAAGAGGTCGCAGGACGCGACGACTCGATTCGCGTTTGCGGACGAGGAGAACTTCACCTGGCTGTTCTTCTTGAAGCGATGCGCAGAGAGAGCTATGAGTTTGTTATCTCAAAACCTCAGGTTATCTTGAAAGAGATCAACGGAGAGACCAACGAGCCTCTCGAACTTGCACACATCGAGGTTCCTGAAGCGTATTCAGGTACTGTTATTGAAGAGCTGTCGCGCCGCAAAGGAGAGCTCCGCTCGCTGCTGACAAACGAGCAGGGTATTACAACCCTCGAGTTCGCAATTCCTACACGCGGACTGATGGGATACCGAAACGAGTTCCTCACTGTCACACGCGGACTGGGAATTCTAACTTCTGTCTTTGATAGCTACATCCCTTGGAAAGGCAATATCCCTGGAAGGATGAGAGGGGTAATGATCTCCTCTGGTCTTGGCAAGGTCACTGGCTACGCCTGCTTCGGTCTGCAAGAGCGAGGAACGCTCTTTACTGGACCTGGAGAAGAGGTTTACGAGGGCATGGTTGTGGGCGAACATAACCGAGACAACGACCTTATGGTCAACGTCACACGCGCCAAGCAGCTGACGAACGTGCGCGCTTCAGGAAGCGATGAGAACATCATCCTGGTTCCTCCACGCACTTTTACTCTCGAACAAGCGATCGACTTCATCCAAGATGATGAGCTCGTTGAGGTGACACCTCACTTCATCCGCTTGCGTAAACGCTATCTCTCAGAAAACGAGCGCAAGAGAAAAGGCGGCTAG
- the menD gene encoding 2-succinyl-5-enolpyruvyl-6-hydroxy-3-cyclohexene-1-carboxylic-acid synthase, whose translation MTGTLNERAARLLVDQLVRQGVRHFSLSPGSRSTPLAIAIAEHPEVSATVHFDERGTGFHALGCSKASGAPTAIVVTSGTAVGNLLPAVMEASHAQIPLILLTADRPPELRDNGSNQVADQVKIFGSYVRWYAELPCPTSEITDAYLGTTVAQAVFRSLNSPKGPVHLNCMFREPLSAEAAPEKILMSSTHYEQVEPVPSSKTLKSWAELLSVEERGLILCGELNSHEELASINELAEKLGWPIFGDILSGLRSEKQSDNFIRYYDLTLKTCNDLKLNTLLHFGGRPVSKTLAEWIGSCKPKHYFYVADHPFRHDPKHQVTHRLFSNPVRFSELLLPHLKSSRDKNEWLESLKSLSHHIAGELPKIFSEFSSLTEPGLAHYLAGNLSPDWALFISNSMPVRDADLFLFPQEKIGPIFANRGLSGIDGNIATAVGIAQGAKRPTLALLGDLAFLHDLNSLALVKKSRYPVALMLINNGGGAIFSFLPVTGRKNQKENLMGEFFAAEHSLTFEKAAELFDLPYYKVEAPEDLEKALKTEGSCLIEMCTDRAENYSLHQEITRHLCSSLLSAVQ comes from the coding sequence ATGACGGGTACACTAAATGAAAGAGCGGCAAGGCTCCTCGTAGATCAGCTGGTGCGCCAAGGCGTACGGCACTTCTCTCTCTCTCCAGGATCGCGTTCAACGCCTCTAGCTATTGCCATTGCTGAGCACCCTGAAGTTAGCGCAACTGTTCACTTTGACGAGCGAGGCACAGGATTTCATGCACTGGGATGCTCAAAAGCTTCTGGTGCTCCGACTGCAATTGTTGTCACCTCGGGAACTGCTGTAGGAAATCTTCTCCCCGCTGTAATGGAAGCGTCTCACGCGCAGATCCCTCTTATTCTTCTCACTGCAGATAGACCTCCCGAACTCCGAGACAATGGTTCTAACCAGGTAGCCGATCAGGTAAAAATCTTCGGAAGCTACGTGCGCTGGTATGCAGAACTCCCCTGTCCCACAAGCGAGATAACAGATGCTTATCTGGGGACGACAGTCGCGCAGGCCGTCTTCCGCAGTTTAAACTCTCCAAAAGGGCCAGTCCACCTGAACTGTATGTTCCGCGAACCACTCTCGGCAGAAGCAGCTCCCGAAAAAATTCTTATGAGTTCTACACACTACGAACAGGTGGAACCCGTGCCCTCGAGTAAGACGTTGAAATCGTGGGCTGAGCTTCTCTCTGTGGAAGAGCGCGGACTTATCTTATGTGGAGAACTTAATTCGCACGAAGAGCTCGCTTCAATAAATGAGCTGGCAGAGAAGCTAGGATGGCCGATCTTTGGAGATATCCTTTCAGGTCTAAGGTCGGAAAAACAGAGCGATAACTTCATCCGCTACTACGATCTTACTCTCAAAACTTGCAACGACCTTAAACTGAATACACTTCTACACTTTGGAGGCAGGCCCGTCTCCAAAACCCTTGCTGAATGGATCGGCTCATGCAAGCCCAAACACTATTTTTACGTTGCAGATCACCCATTTCGCCACGATCCCAAACACCAGGTCACACACCGGCTCTTTTCAAACCCAGTACGTTTTTCTGAGCTTCTGCTTCCTCATCTAAAATCAAGTAGAGATAAAAACGAGTGGCTCGAGAGTTTAAAATCCCTCTCCCATCACATCGCTGGAGAGCTACCTAAGATCTTCTCCGAATTTAGCAGCCTAACTGAGCCTGGCCTTGCTCACTATCTCGCAGGCAACCTATCACCCGATTGGGCTCTTTTTATTTCTAATAGCATGCCTGTGCGCGATGCAGATCTCTTCCTCTTTCCACAAGAGAAAATAGGCCCTATCTTTGCAAATCGCGGGCTCTCAGGGATCGATGGTAACATCGCGACGGCTGTGGGAATTGCTCAGGGAGCCAAGCGGCCTACCCTCGCTCTACTTGGAGATCTCGCCTTCCTGCACGACTTAAACTCGCTTGCTCTTGTGAAAAAGAGTCGATATCCTGTGGCTCTCATGTTGATCAACAACGGCGGGGGCGCGATCTTCTCCTTTCTGCCGGTTACAGGAAGAAAAAATCAGAAAGAGAATCTCATGGGGGAGTTCTTCGCGGCAGAGCACTCTCTCACCTTTGAAAAAGCAGCTGAGCTCTTCGATCTCCCCTATTATAAAGTGGAAGCACCAGAAGATTTGGAAAAAGCATTAAAAACAGAAGGGTCGTGCCTGATTGAGATGTGCACAGATCGAGCTGAAAATTACTCTCTACACCAAGAGATCACAAGACACTTATGCTCCTCTCTTCTATCTGCGGTTCAATAG
- a CDS encoding magnesium transporter: MHTTEDQIKSSDLLDSKTGQLDDILSEKLSAAFHKQTSMVVLHDVAKIASEHSPIDLAYAAPRLPSSARPVLYENLADLEAKIEFMVNTDSSTRGAVFRHLTDLEVKSLIEKMPPDEAVKVLEDIVERRFRRVVDMLETDKATRIKEIKKHQRNTAGRLMTNEFFAFPMEMTTGEAAAFIRNNPGIDLTRKVFVLGAEKQLQGYVPARNLIVNPHHLPLKQVMRPILHKVSPETSREEVVDIVERYKISALPVVDSRDFLLGVVTYENVVEAIEDIADETIASMAGTAEDVSENEPLIKRFFARAPWLVVTLLAGLINVGVISSFQAYEGGALTFVLFFIPLITGMSGNIGIQSSTVFVRSMAIGTLSPGNRGEAVVKEIVLGLITGFVFGVICGFLVYTLDFLGMGHLPLSPAMVGCVVAIGLFGACVTGSLLGALSPLFFARIGVDPALASGPIITAFNDFLSMTTYFLIAIGLTSLFL; the protein is encoded by the coding sequence ATGCATACTACAGAGGATCAGATTAAGAGCTCCGACCTGTTAGATTCCAAAACAGGCCAGCTCGATGACATTCTTAGTGAGAAGCTCTCCGCCGCATTTCATAAACAGACCTCTATGGTTGTTCTGCACGATGTTGCGAAGATCGCCTCAGAACACTCTCCTATTGACCTCGCCTATGCTGCTCCTCGCCTTCCCTCCAGCGCCCGCCCCGTCCTTTATGAGAATCTAGCGGATTTAGAAGCCAAGATCGAGTTTATGGTCAACACCGACAGCTCTACAAGAGGCGCTGTCTTCCGCCACCTCACCGATTTAGAAGTTAAATCACTTATTGAAAAAATGCCTCCAGACGAGGCCGTAAAAGTTTTAGAAGATATTGTTGAGCGCAGATTCCGCCGCGTCGTCGATATGCTGGAAACGGACAAGGCTACACGTATTAAGGAGATTAAAAAACATCAGCGCAATACAGCTGGCCGCCTGATGACAAATGAATTTTTTGCTTTTCCGATGGAGATGACAACAGGGGAGGCGGCTGCTTTCATCCGCAACAATCCGGGAATCGACCTTACAAGAAAAGTTTTTGTCTTAGGAGCTGAAAAACAGCTTCAGGGTTATGTTCCAGCCCGCAACTTGATCGTTAATCCTCACCATCTTCCCCTAAAGCAGGTGATGCGCCCTATTCTCCACAAGGTCTCTCCAGAGACATCTCGCGAAGAGGTGGTAGATATTGTAGAGCGCTACAAGATTTCAGCTCTTCCCGTTGTAGACAGTCGGGATTTTCTGCTCGGAGTTGTGACTTATGAGAATGTTGTCGAAGCGATTGAAGATATTGCCGATGAGACGATCGCAAGCATGGCAGGTACTGCCGAGGATGTTAGTGAAAACGAACCTCTTATCAAGAGATTTTTTGCCCGCGCACCTTGGCTTGTTGTGACGCTGCTTGCTGGCCTTATTAATGTCGGAGTCATCTCCTCCTTCCAAGCTTATGAGGGAGGAGCTCTTACCTTCGTTCTCTTTTTTATTCCTCTAATCACGGGAATGTCTGGAAATATCGGAATTCAGAGCAGTACGGTCTTTGTCCGAAGCATGGCAATAGGCACGCTCTCGCCTGGTAATAGAGGTGAAGCGGTTGTAAAAGAAATTGTTTTAGGTCTGATTACCGGCTTCGTCTTCGGAGTCATCTGTGGATTCTTGGTCTATACTTTAGACTTCTTGGGAATGGGCCATCTGCCGCTCAGTCCCGCAATGGTCGGCTGCGTTGTTGCAATCGGCCTTTTTGGAGCCTGCGTCACAGGATCGCTGCTCGGAGCTCTCTCTCCGCTCTTTTTTGCCCGCATTGGAGTTGATCCCGCTCTAGCCTCTGGTCCGATCATCACCGCGTTCAACGACTTCCTCTCCATGACCACCTACTTCCTTATCGCCATCGGCCTCACCTCCCTTTTTCTCTAA
- a CDS encoding DUF4160 domain-containing protein, with the protein MPTVRIIGPYRFYFYSHEPNEPPHVHVDREGYSAKFWLEEISLAKNLGFRQKEIKILQLLVSKHQKQFLDKWHDYFCS; encoded by the coding sequence ATGCCAACAGTTCGGATAATTGGTCCCTATCGCTTTTATTTTTACAGTCACGAACCTAATGAACCGCCCCATGTTCACGTGGATAGGGAAGGCTATTCTGCAAAGTTCTGGTTAGAAGAGATTTCATTGGCTAAAAATTTAGGATTCCGTCAAAAGGAGATCAAAATCTTGCAATTGTTAGTTAGTAAGCATCAAAAACAATTTTTGGATAAGTGGCATGACTACTTTTGCTCATAA
- a CDS encoding isochorismate synthase, with protein MSELLDWLDEQTLYPKFYWRSEKEEIAAAGALRTFDHLPPLDTETPSMRLFGGRAFSLEEKEDGTWKGFPRQLFFEPKLLLIKKREDADPYTHAQATPLTRSDTPPFACWEKGIEKCLDRIKSKELSKLVTARRSTFTFEKPLSALDLLKALQNSPSTTLFAFQPDSSSAFIGSSPEKLYRREGRNIFTHALAGTRRRGKSEEEETELERELLASEKETREFMLVKESILSALGPLCSNFEFEKGNSVHKSLTVQHLVSLFSGTLLNQVGDSEIIRLLHPTAAVGGTPRDEALKLLPYHEDFDRGWYAGPIGWASTNSAEFAVGIRSALVKQNQLHLFAGTGIVDGSCPHHEWQELEQKIAPFTRLWSSTDDGYTK; from the coding sequence ATGAGTGAGCTACTTGATTGGTTAGATGAGCAGACGCTCTACCCAAAATTCTACTGGAGAAGCGAAAAAGAGGAGATCGCAGCAGCAGGCGCTCTCAGAACCTTCGACCACCTCCCCCCACTTGATACCGAAACACCTTCTATGCGTCTCTTTGGAGGCAGAGCCTTCTCTCTTGAAGAGAAGGAGGATGGCACTTGGAAGGGTTTTCCAAGACAGCTCTTCTTTGAACCGAAGCTGCTTCTCATAAAAAAAAGAGAGGATGCAGACCCTTATACCCACGCGCAGGCTACTCCGCTTACTAGAAGCGATACGCCCCCATTTGCTTGCTGGGAAAAAGGCATCGAGAAGTGCTTGGATAGGATTAAAAGCAAGGAGCTGAGCAAGCTAGTTACAGCTCGAAGATCCACGTTTACTTTTGAGAAGCCGTTAAGCGCTCTCGATCTTTTAAAGGCTCTACAAAACTCCCCTAGCACAACTCTTTTTGCATTCCAGCCAGACTCATCTTCTGCTTTTATTGGCTCCTCTCCAGAAAAGCTCTATCGAAGAGAGGGCAGAAATATCTTCACACACGCTCTTGCAGGAACGCGCAGGCGTGGAAAGAGTGAAGAAGAGGAGACAGAGCTAGAAAGAGAGCTTCTCGCTTCAGAAAAAGAGACTAGAGAGTTCATGCTAGTAAAAGAGAGTATTCTTTCTGCTCTTGGGCCTCTCTGCTCCAACTTTGAGTTTGAAAAGGGAAATTCAGTGCACAAGAGCTTGACAGTGCAGCACCTCGTCTCCCTATTTTCAGGAACGCTGCTAAACCAAGTTGGCGACAGTGAGATCATCCGCCTGCTTCACCCAACTGCTGCTGTGGGCGGCACTCCTAGAGATGAAGCGTTAAAGCTACTGCCTTATCATGAAGATTTCGATAGAGGCTGGTATGCGGGGCCTATCGGTTGGGCAAGCACTAATAGTGCAGAGTTTGCAGTCGGCATTCGCAGTGCGCTGGTAAAACAAAATCAGCTGCATCTTTTTGCTGGCACGGGTATTGTGGATGGTTCCTGTCCTCATCATGAGTGGCAAGAGCTTGAGCAGAAAATAGCACCCTTTACTAGATTGTGGAGCAGCACTGATGACGGGTACACTAAATGA
- a CDS encoding DUF721 domain-containing protein codes for MMGDRQRVKGSYVNVGTKPTGKKLKDLLPVVLQQINKTYQERPDLILALWPEIIGEKLAHMTQALSFREGVLTVKVKNSALYSLLVQHEKARLLKKLCERFPSSGIRNIIFRIG; via the coding sequence ATGATGGGCGATCGCCAAAGAGTTAAAGGATCGTATGTGAATGTCGGAACGAAGCCGACTGGTAAGAAGTTAAAAGATCTGCTCCCTGTCGTGCTACAGCAGATCAATAAGACCTACCAAGAGAGGCCCGATCTCATCCTAGCTCTCTGGCCAGAAATAATTGGTGAAAAGCTTGCGCACATGACGCAAGCGCTCTCGTTTCGAGAGGGGGTTTTGACCGTAAAAGTGAAAAATTCAGCTTTGTATAGTCTTCTTGTTCAACATGAGAAGGCGCGGCTGCTTAAGAAGTTGTGTGAAAGGTTTCCATCTTCAGGAATTCGAAATATTATCTTCCGCATTGGCTGA
- a CDS encoding alpha/beta fold hydrolase: protein MLLSSICGSIENPPLVFLHGFLGSAQDWDPVIEQLESDFFCLAIHLPGHGSSFSSDFSSALEKRVLLHGIKSCTLIGYSMGGRLALSAMRQLPLTFPKVIAISADPGIAGCNTAKAAEELKWERLLKTAPFEKFLELWYEQPLFSSLKKKKELFTEMLERRKKQDPRTLAAALRLFSQSRLKPASTIPREAFFICGEEDLKYRELYTILLAADRFVTIPNCGHALHLEDPLACAQAIRKFATTLEPSCT, encoded by the coding sequence ATGCTCCTCTCTTCTATCTGCGGTTCAATAGAAAATCCGCCTCTTGTTTTTTTGCACGGGTTTTTAGGAAGCGCTCAAGACTGGGATCCTGTAATTGAGCAGTTAGAATCCGACTTTTTTTGCCTTGCCATTCACCTACCAGGACACGGCTCCTCTTTTTCAAGCGACTTTTCATCTGCACTGGAAAAAAGAGTGCTTCTCCATGGAATCAAGAGCTGCACACTCATCGGCTATTCGATGGGAGGGCGCTTAGCTCTCTCTGCGATGCGTCAGCTTCCCCTTACCTTCCCCAAAGTCATAGCAATCTCAGCAGATCCTGGTATTGCTGGTTGCAACACGGCAAAAGCAGCAGAAGAGCTGAAGTGGGAGCGCCTGTTAAAAACAGCTCCTTTTGAGAAGTTCTTGGAGCTCTGGTATGAGCAGCCCCTCTTCTCTTCTCTAAAAAAGAAGAAAGAGCTCTTCACAGAGATGCTCGAGCGCCGCAAAAAACAGGACCCGCGTACGCTTGCAGCTGCACTGCGGCTTTTTAGCCAGAGTCGTTTAAAACCTGCTTCAACTATCCCAAGAGAGGCTTTTTTCATCTGCGGAGAAGAGGATTTGAAATACAGAGAACTTTACACTATACTGCTCGCCGCCGATCGGTTTGTTACGATCCCGAACTGCGGGCATGCGCTGCACCTTGAAGACCCCCTAGCGTGCGCGCAGGCTATTAGAAAATTTGCAACAACTTTGGAGCCCTCATGCACATAG